One window of the Cryptomeria japonica chromosome 7, Sugi_1.0, whole genome shotgun sequence genome contains the following:
- the LOC131037976 gene encoding subtilisin-like protease SBT1.5 — protein sequence MVDTGIWPESESFHDKGLDPVPSRWKGECESGEKFDSSMCNRKLIGARFNFSVGYKSHVGEDFISARDSYGHGTHTASIAAGSAVSEASYNGFGNGTAMGMAPAARLAIYKACWGGPVPNCDDSDVAAAMEKAIQDGVDIISLSLGSAIENPFYMDHQALAAFGAIENGVFVSASAGNEGPYSASLSNTAPWMTIVGSGSMDREFLSLVKLGNGEVFKGSSLYRGPGIQNLPLVYDYCSNFGVDPHLFKGKVVMCAFHSNSTKTARLLKDAGAAGMIFVNPEFYGAQDIPMDESYFPASRVSFSTGEKIKTYVNGTAAPTATINPTGLTVVGKATAPIVDAFSSRGPSASYPDVLKPDVIAPGLNILGVWKEDGFKIESGTSMACPHVSGIAAIIRAAHPTWSPAAIRSALTTTASTLDNRKEPIRDALTLRAADPFAMGAGQVNPRAALEPGLVYDLGPQDYINYLCGQNAYTKKQIALLTHKWPPCPKSESGADLNYPSFSVLLKYGERVQVKTRTVTNVGGDNAVYKVRMKSSPKVKVSVEPETLVFNKRSDEASFNVTFESQVEGSEEVEVGEIMWKCMHGGTHTVRSPIAVFWIPL from the coding sequence ATGGTGGACACGGGAATATGGCCTGAAAGTGAAAGCTTCCATGACAAGGGTTTGGACCCTGTTCCCTCCAGATGGAAGGGGGAATGTGAAAGCGGAGAGAAATTCGATTCCTCCATGTGCAATAGAAAACTCATCGGAGCTCGATTCAATTTTTCCGTGGGCTACAAATCGCATGTAGGCGAGGATTTCATATCAGCAAGAGACAGCTACGGCCACGGCACACATACTGCTTCTATTGCTGCGGGATCTGCTGTAAGTGAAGCGAGCTACAATGGCTTCGGAAATGGAACGGCCATGGGCATGGCGCCTGCGGCCAGACTGGCCATCTATAAGGCCTGCTGGGGAGGACCAGTACCCAACTGCGATGACAGCGACGTAGCCGCTGCTATGGAAAAAGCCATCCAAGACGGCGTCGACATTATTTCTTTGTCACTTGGCAGTGCGATTGAGAATCCATTCTACATGGATCATCAAGCGCTGGCAGCATTCGGTGCCATAGAGAATGGTGTATTTGTGTCCGCCTCTGCTGGTAACGAAGGGCCTTACTCAGCTTCTCTTTCAAACACGGCACCGTGGATGACTATAGTGGGCTCCGGGAGTATGGACAGAGAGTTTCTCTCTCTTGTGAAGCTCGGCAATGGCGAGGTTTTCAAAGGCTCGTCGCTTTACAGAGGACCCGGGATTCAAAATCTGCCTTTGGTCTACGATTACTGCAGCAACTTTGGTGTCGACCCACACCTTTTCAAAGGTAAAGTTGTGATGTGCGCTTTCCATTCCAATTCGACGAAAACGGCAAGGCTTCTGAAGGACGCGGGCGCAGCAGGAATGATATTTGTTAACCCTGAATTTTACGGTGCCCAAGATATACCTATGGACGAATCATATTTTCCGGCTAGCAGGGTGAGTTTTTCGACGGGCGAAAAGATAAAAACTTACGTTAACGGCACGGCAGCGCCTACGGCTACCATCAATCCCACGGGGTTGACAGTGGTGGGAAAAGCAACCGCTCCCATTGTGGACGCGTTTTCTTCCCGGGGTCCAAGCGCTTCATATCCGGATGTTCTTAAGCCGGATGTAATTGCGCCAGGTCTCAATATCTTGGGTGTGTGGAAGGAGGACGGGTTCAAGATAGAGTCCGGGACGTCAATGGCATGTCCCCACGTTAGCGGCATCGCAGCGATCATACGAGCCGCCCATCCGACGTGGAGTCCTGCGGCAATCAGATCGGCTCTAACGACTACGGCATCCACGCTGGACAACAGAAAGGAGCCCATCAGAGATGCGCTAACCTTGCGAGCCGCGGACCCGTTTGCAATGGGTGCAGGTCAAGTAAATCCAAGGGCGGCCCTGGAGCCGGGGCTGGTGTACGATCTGGGCCCTCAAGACTACATCAACTATCTGTGTGGTCAAAACGCGTACACGAAAAAGCAAATAGCCCTGCTGACCCACAAATGGCCTCCCTGCCCCAAATCGGAATCAGGTGCAGATCTTAACTATCCGTCTTTCTCTGTTTTGTTAAAGTATGGAGAGCGTGTCCAGGTTAAGACAAGGACGGTGACCAACGTGGGCGGTGACAATGCCGTATACAAAGTGCGGATGAAGAGCAGTCCAAAAGTAAAAGTAAGTGTGGAGCCAGAGACATTGGTGTTCAACAAACGAAGCGACGAGGCAAGCTTTAACGTGACATTCGAAAGCCAAGTGGAAGGGAGTGAGGAAGTAGAGGTGGGAGAGATAATGTGGAAATGCATGCACGGGGGAACGCACACCGTTCGTAGTCCAATTGCCGTTTTCTGGATTCCGCTTTGA